From the genome of Gemmatimonadota bacterium:
GGAGTTGATACTCACGGACCTGAAACACGTCTTCTCCGTGAATCCGCTCCGCCCCGAATATCGACCGCGGGCCACCGGCGCGCCTCGCGCGTCCGCCCGCACGCTTCGATGGATCGAGAATCCGGAAGGACTTCGTGAGGTGGGCGCCGCTGCCGAGGGATTCTCCTTCGACAACGAGCGCCCCCGCCACCGCGTTTACCTGAAAGGCTTCGCCCTCGCGGATCGGCTTGCGACCTGCGGCGAATTTCTCGAGTTCATGAAGGATGGCGGGTACGAGCGCGCCGACCTCTGGATGTCCGACGGCTGGGCGGTAGCCCGGGAGCGCGGGTGGACCGAGCCCTTTTATTGGGAGAAGCGAGATGGCGAATGGTGGGTCTTTACTCTGACGGGAATGCGGCGGGTGGAAGCGGCCGATCCGGTTTGCCACCTGAGCTGGTACGAGGCGGACGCCTTCGCCCGCTGGGCAGGAGCGCGACTTCCGACCGAGTTCGAGTGGGAGGTCGTCGCGGCGGATCTCCCCGTCGCGGGGAATCTCGTCGAAGCGGGCCACTACCATCCGATCCCCGCCACCGATCCGGCCTTGAGGACGGGGTCTTCACCGACGCAGATGTTCGGCGACCTCTGGGAGTGGACGGGAAGCTCGTACCGCCCCTATCCCGGCTTCATTCCGGCCCCGGGAGCGATCGGGGAATACAACGGGAAGTTCATGTCCAACCAGTTCGTCCTGCGGGGCGGCTCCTGCGCGACATCGGGGTCGCACCTGAGGGCGACGTATCGGAATTTCTTCCATCCGGACGCCTGTTGGCAGTTCTCGGGGGTCCGGCTCGCAAAGGACGTCGGGTGATTCCCCTCGCCCGGCTCGCCGAGCCTCCGCGCCTGGACTCCCTGCGCGAGGAGGTCCTCGCGGGACTCGGCGGGACGCCGAAGACCCTTCCGGCCCGCCTCCTCTACGACGCCGGGGGTTCGCGTCTCTTCGATCGGATCACGACGCTCCCGGAGTATTACCTCACCCGCACGGAACTCGAGATCCTTCGGCGGTGCCTCGGAGAGTTGGCGGAGCTGGTCGGCCCCGACGCGCTCGTGGTCGAGCCGGGGAGCGGGAATGGCGCGAAGGCGCAAATGTTACTCGGCGCCCTCGTGCGACCTCGTGCCTACGTCCCGGTGGACGTGGCCGTGTCGCAGCTGCGGTCGCTGGCACGCACGCTCCGCGACCAGCCGATGGAGGTCGAGATCCACCCCGTCGTCGCCGACTATACGCGGCCGTTCGAACTCCCCCTCGCGCCGGCCGCCTTCCGGCGCACCCTCGTCTTCTTCCCCGGATCCACGATCGGAAACTTCGCCCTCGAGGAGGCGGTCGCCTTTCTCGCGATGCTCGGGCGACTCGCCGGGCCGGAGGGAGCCCTCCTTCTCGGCGCGGACCTCCGGAAGTCACCCCGGATCCTGGAGCCCGCGTACAACGACTCCGCCGGCCTCACGGCGGCGTTCAACCGCAACGTCCTCCTCCACCTGAATCGGGCGCTCGGCACTCACTTCGATCCCCTCGCGTTTCGCCACCACGCGCCCTGGGTCCCCGACGAGAGCCGGATCGAGATGCGCCTCGTGAGCGTGCGCCACCAGGTTGTGCGGGTTCCGGTGGGAGCCGGCGAGCGACCTGCCGAGGTTCGTGTCGAGCTGGAGCCCGAGGAGCCCATCGTGACCGAGCATTCCTACAAATATTGGCCCGAAGACCTCGAGCGTCTCGTCGGGCGAGCGGGATGGACGACGGTGCGTGAGTGGCGGGACGAAGCGGGGTGGTATTCCGTGCGCTTTCTCGAACGGTCGGCCGCCGAGTAGCCCGGCGGCGGGTTATCCTCAGAGCCAGCCCCTCCTTCGGAAGTACCAGAGCATCCCGAGCCCCACCGCGAACATCCCGGCGAGAACCGCGGGATAGGCCCACCGGACGTCCAGCTCGGGCATGTATTCGAAATTCATTCCGTAAATGCCCACGACGAACGTCAGTGGAATGAAGATGCTCGCCATCACGGTGAGGACCTTCATGACCTCGTTCTGACGGCGGCTCATGTCGGAGAGATAGAGGTCCCGCATCCCCGTCGTGATGTCGCGCAAGACCTCCGCCGTGTCCATGAGTCGGACGCTGTGGTCGTACACGTCCCGGAGGTAGAGCTTCGTCGTGTCGGTGAGGAGATCGGATTCCACCCGCAAGAAGTTGCCCAGCATTTCGCGGAGTGGCCAGACCGAACGCCAGAGTACGAGGAGCTCGCGTTTGAGCTGGTGAACTCGGTACATCGTGTCGGGAGAGGGCTCGTCCACGACTTCCGCCTCGAGTTTTTCCGCGCGCTCGCCCAGGCGCTCGATGATCTGGAAGTAGTTGTCCACGACGGCGTCCATGAGGGCGTAAGCGAGATAGTCCGAGCCCCGGGCGCGCAATTGCCCCCGTGCGGAGCGGATCCGCTCGCGGACCACCTCGAAGACGTCTCCGGGGGACTCCTGGAAGGAGAAGAGACATCCTTTTCCGATGACGAAGCTCACCTGCTCGTCCGTGATCTGGAAAGGCTCTTCCTGAATCCGGAGCATATGCAGGACGACGAAGAGGTGATCGTCGTATTCCTCGACCTTCGGCCGCTGTCCGACGTGCGCGATGTCCTCCGTTATGAGGGGATGGAAACCCATGCGGACGCCGATCTTCTCGAGGATCGCGACATCGTGCAGTCCCTCCACATTCACCCAGAGGACTCCGGCGCCGTCGGGGACGAAGCCCTCGGGTGGGGCGTCCGGGTCCCAGAGGCCTTCGTGAACGCCCCCTGCATCGAAGCGGATCGCGTCGATCCGGACTTCTTCCACTCGACGCTCCCCGGTGTGCACGACCGTCCCCGGAGCGGATCCGGGCTTTTTGAGCGAGCGCCGCACAAAGCGCCCCATCACGCGGAGCTGATGGAGGGGGCTCAACGTGTTCAGCACGAGGTGGGCGAGGGGTTTGTTTTCGTAGGATCCAGACGCCACAGGTCCTCCGGGTGACAGCGGAAGCGGGCCCTGGCCAGGTATATCCGATGCGTGCCGCGCGCGTCAAGCCGCGGAGCCCCCGCTCCGCCTGCTCCGCTTGCTCGCCCCGTTGGTCGCGGCGAAGATGTCCCGATGCCCGACCCACCGAACTTCGCCGGAAGGCGCCCGCCCCCTCCGGCCGGCCTCCAAGACGGATCCGTCGAGCTTTGACCCAAGAGCCCGTCCTCAGGATTCGTGGACTGACGAAGCGATTCGGGGGTGCGGTTGCCGTGCATCCGCTCGATCTGGAAATCGGCGCCGGCGAGTACTTCTGCATTCTGGGTCCGTCGGGTTCGGGGAAAACGACGCTTCTTCGCATGCTGGCGGGATTCGAAGCCCCCGACGCCGGCGAGATCCATCTCGATGGAGTCCGCGTGGATGGGTTTCCCCCGGAGCGGCGGGACACCAACACGGTCTTTCAGGAATACGCCCTCTTCCCGCACCTCTCCGTGTTCGAAAACGTCGCTTTCGGGCCGCGAATGAAGGGAGGGCGTGGAAACTCGCTGAGCAGCCGGGTGCTCGAGTCCCTGGCGCTCGTCGGACTGGAGGGCCATGGCGACCGCTCGCCGGCCACACTTTCGGGCGGTGAGCAGCAGCGGGTGGCCCTCGCACGGGCCCTCGTGAATCGGCCGCGCGTCCTTCTCCTGGACGAGCCACTCGCCGCCCTCGATCGAAAGCTCCGCTCGCGGATGCAGATCGAGCTTTCCAGGATCCAGCGCGAGTCCCAAGTCGCCTTCGTGCACGTGACCCATGACCAGGAAGAGGCGCTCAGGCTCGCGGACCGGGTGGCCGTGATGCGGGCGGGCCGTTTCCTCCAGGTTGGGGCCCCCGAGGAGGTGTACGATCGGCCCAACTCCGCCTTCGTCGCCGACTTTCTGGGCTCGGCCAACATCTTCCGTGCCCGTCCCTCGGATGGCTCGCTTTTTTTCCCCGATGGAACCCGTGTCTCGATCGGTTCGCGCCCTTTCGACGCCGGGGGCGAAAGCGAACGGCTCTACGCGATCCGTCCCGAAGCCTTCATGGTGATTCGCGAGGGCGGAGGCGAGGACCCCTCCGGCGGGTCGGAGATGATCCGCCTCCCGGCCATGATCACGGGGCGCTCACGCGTCGGAGGTGTCGAGGAGCTCGACCTCCGTGTGGGACCGCTGCGCTTCGTGGCCCATCTCCGCGGCCCGGCCCCCGTCATTCCTTACGCCCCCAGCGACCGGGTCGTCCTCCTTCTCCACCGGGAAGACATCGTCCCGCTCGTTCTGGAGGGCGGCGAGGAGGATCCCGATCCCGCTCCTGGGGCGGCACGATCCCCATGAAGGAGGGCAAGGGAGAGGGCCGCACGGAAGGGATTCGAGGGCTCGCCCTCTGGACCGTCGGGCCGGCCACGGCCGTGCTCGTCGTCCTCTTCCTCCTCCCCCTCGCGATTGTGGGGGGATACGCCCTGTCGAGCGCGGGAAGCCAGGGAGAGCCGGCACTCCCCGCGACTTTCGCCAACTTCGTCCGCTCCTTCGATCCGCTCTACCTGGGAATCCTTGTTCGCTCGGTGAGGCTGGCCTTCATCTGCACACTCATCTGCCTGGTCGTCGGGTTCCCCCTCGCCTGGATTCTGCGCGGAATGGGCACCCCCGCCCGCCACCTGGCGCTCCTCGCCTTCATCCTTCCTTCTTGGACGAACCTCTTGGTGAAGAACTACGCCTGGATCGTCCTCCTCCGGCAGGAGGGCGTGGTCAACTCGGCCCTCCTCCGCCTGGGCGTCATCGGGGAGCCCCTCCCCCTCCTCTTCAACGAAGGGGCGGTCCTCGTCGGCCTGGTGCACACCTTTCTCCCCTTCATGGTCCTCCCGCTTTATTCCTCGCTCGAGAAGCTCGACCCCGCGCTCCTCGACGCGGCACGCGACCTCGGTGCGGGACGCTGGGCACGATTGCGCAAGGTCGTCCTTCCCCAGTGCGCGCCGGGAGCCGTCGCCGGGGCGATCCTCGTCTTCATTCCCACGCTCGGGTCTTTCGTGACCCCCGATCTTCTCGGGGGGGCCCGCGGAATGATGGTGGGAAACCTGATCCAGAATCAGATGCTGGTAGCGCGGGACTGGCCTTTCGGGTCGGCGCTCTCCATCTGGCTGATCGCGGCGTCGCTCGGGATGATCCTTCTCGCGGGAAGGCTCACCGGCCGGGGCGACACTTCGAGACCGGGACGGGCATCGTGGCTCCCCTGAGCGGCCCCCGCCGGATGGGGATGGGGAGCGCGGTCTTTTTTGGGAGCGGGTTGGCCTTCTTGTATCTCCCGGTCGTGGTTCTCGCGGCGTATTCCTTCAACGACTCGCGCTTCGCCCTCGCCTGGGAGGGATTCACCCTCGACTGGTATCGCGGGGTGTTCACGAGCCGCGAAATCGGGCGGGCGGCCTGGAACACTCTGATCGTTTCGAGCGCGTCCACCATCGCCTCCGTGATCCTCGGGACCGCGCTCGGTGTCGGGCTCCACTTCAGCCGGTTCCGGGGACGTGAGCTTCTCTGGAAGTCCTTTTACCTCCCCATTCTCGTCCCGGACATCACGCAGGCCGTGGCACTCCTTTCCATTTTCGCCCTGGTCGCATTTCCCCTCGGTCTCACCTCGATCATCCTGGCGCACATCTCCTTCCAGATTTCCTTCGTCGCGCTGCTCGTACGGGCGCGATTGGACGCCTTTCCCGGAAGCGTCGTCGAGGCGGCGCGGGACCTGGGCGCCCCGCCCCTGGTCGCGATCCGAAAGGTGGTCCTTCCCCTCGCGGCACCGGGGATCGTGGCGGGCGCTCTCATCGCCTTCACCCTTTCGGTGGACGATTTCCTGATCGCCTACTTCACCGCCGGCCCGGGAGCTTCCACCCTCCCAATCCGGATCTATTCGATGATTCGCAGAGGGGTCACACCGGAGGTGAACGCGCTGGCCACCCTGCTTCTCGCCTTTTCCCTCCTCACGATGACGGCGGCCATGCTCTTCCTGAGGAAGGGAGGAGGTAAGGACCGGGCTTGAGGGTGCGGCCGCCGTACCTCCGCGGCCTTTACGCCCGGATCGGCCCCTTCTACCCTCAGGGATCCGCCCCCGGGCGCGTTCGTCTCCCCTCTTCCGAAATCACCGCGACCCGTGAACCCTTCGCACGCTACGCCTTTCCTCGCGCTCGTCGCCGCCGGCGTCCTCCTTTCGCTATCGGTCGCCGGATGCGGCTCGCCCTCTCCCGAGCTTCCCGCCGAGATCGAGGCGTTCGGGATCACCGTCGAGACGGCACGCCTCTCTCCGACGCTCCGGCTTTTTAATTTCCCGGAATACATGGATCCGGAGCTCTTGAGGCAGTTCGAGGAGCGCTTCGGCACGCGAATCATCGAAGACTACTTCGACACGAATGAAGCGATGATGGCTCGCCTGACGGCGGGAGGCACGGCGCAGTTCGATCTCGTCATGGCTTCGGACTATGCCGTGGAAATTCTCGCGGCGGCCGGGCGCCTCGAGCCGCTCGATCCAACACTTCTCCCGAACCGTGCGAATCTCCACCCGAGCTTCGGTTCACCGCCGTACGATCCCGAGAACCGCTTCGCGATCCCCTTTCAGTGGGGGACGACCGGCCTCGGGATTCGGGGGGACCGCGTGCAGGGAAATCCGGACGAGCTCGCGACCTGGGGGCTCCTCTTCGATGCCGCGAAGTCGCCCGGCCGCTTCGCCTTCCTCGATGACCCGCGCGAGACGATCGGGGCGGCGCTTCTTTACCTGGGTTACTCCGTGAACAGCACGGACGACGCGGAGCTCGCCGCTGCCGAGGCGGTCCTTACCGTGGCAGCGGGCCGCGCCGTGGCCTTCACTCCGGCCTCCACGGGACGCGACCTCCTTCTGGCGGGTGAGCTCGACGTCTCCCACAACCACTCGGGCGAGATCACGGTTGCAGGGGAGGAGCGCCCTGAGATCCTGTACCTGGTCCCGCGGGAGGGCGCCGTGGTCTGGGCCGATAACCTGGTCATCCCGGCCGGTGCCGCGGGAGCGTACACCGCGCATGTCTTCGTGAATTTCCTTCTGGACGCGCAGAACGGAGCCCGGCTCACGGAGGAGGTGCGGTACTTCTCTCCTAATCTCGCCTCATGGGAGCTCCTCGATCCTGTGCTCCGTGCCGAACACGAACGCCTCCTGGAACCGGGCGCGATGGAGGGGCTCGAGTTCATCGCCGACGTGGGTCCCGACCGGCGCAAGTACGACCAGCTCTGGACGCGCGTGAAAGCCGGCTCGGCGCGGTAGGCGGGGGAATTCGATGGAGATCGGGATCTATTCGTTCGCCGAAACCCGGCTCGAAGCCGGGACGGGGCGCCAACTCGCGGCCGGCGAACGAATCCGCCACCTCATCGAGGAGATCGAGCTCGCGGATCGGATCGGGCTCGACGTCTTCGGGGTCGGCGAGCACCACCGCCCGGACTACACCGTCTCCGCTCCCGCGATCGTCCTCGCCGCGGCGGCCGCGCGCACTTCGCGAATCCGCTTGACGAGCGCCGTGACCGTGCTCAGCTCCGACGACCCGGTTCGAGTCTTTCAGGACTTCGCGACGCTCGACCTCATCTCGAAGGGCCGGGCCGAGATCATGGCCGGGCGGGGCTCCTTCGTGGAGTCATTCCCACTCTTCGGCCAGGACCTGGCCGACTACGACGAGCTCTTCGCCGAGAAGCTCGAGCTTCTCCTGGCATTGCGTGAAAATGAACGGATCACCTGGTCAGGGAAGCACCGCCCGTCCATCGAAGATCGAGGAGTTTATCCCAGGCCCGAGCAGAACCCGATTCCCGTCTGGATCGCGGTGGGCGGAACTCCGGGCTCCGTCGTGCGGGCGGGAACCCTCGGCCTCCCGATCGCGCTCGCCATCATCGGGGGGGCACCGGCCCGCTTTCGCCCCGTCGTGGACCTCTACCGAGACGCCGCCACCCGCGCCGGGCACGATCCGGCCACCCTCCCCATCAGCATCAATTCGCACGGCTTCATCGCCGACGACGCCACTGAGGCCGCGGAGCTCGCCTTCCCTCCTTTCGCCGAGACGATGACCCGGATCGGGCGCGAGCGGGGGTGGCCCCCGACCACCCGCGCCCACTTCGACGCCGAGGCCGACCTTCACGGAGCGCTGTTCGTCGGAAGCCCCCGGGAGGTCGTGGAGAAGATCCTCTACCAGTGGGAGATCTTCCGCCACGACCGCTTCCTCCTTCAGCTCACGGTCGGGCCGATGGCGCACGACCGGGTTCTCCGCGCGATCGAACTGCTCGGAACGGAGGTGGCGCCGGTCGTGCGCCGAGAGCTGGGTCAGTCGGCCGCGAAGCAATAAAAGAGCCCGGCGCCGCCCGTCGCCACGAGCTGCTCCTGCGAGCAGCCCTGGCTCGCATGCGCCGTATTCCATGGAGAGCCCGGAGTCGTACGGGAGAACCGGTCGTGGTGCCCCAGCATCGCCGCGCCTTCCCCACTGCTCGTCCAGTTGTTGCAGGTGCGATCCTGTTCCGCCGGGAAAGCCGTCCCGTCGAGCTGGCTCCCGGTCAGGATGTCGTGCGCGTTCGGCGAATCCCCCATCGCCCCCGAGTTTACCGTCTCGCCCCGCTCGTTCACCGAGAACTCGTAGTTCAGATTCGAATTGTTGTAGTGCAGGTCGTTCACGTTGGCTGCGACCTGGACGCCGGCGGCATTAAACCAGGGCCCAACGCCGATACGGTCCCGCGCATTGACCGCCGGCTGGCCGCCGGTCGCCTGGGTGCTCAGATACGCCCGCCAGGTGCGTGCTCCCGCGCCAACGGGCGCGGCCAACGCCTGACAATGGGCGTCGGCCCCCGCGAGGCCACCGAGATCGCCCCCATTTCCGAGTCCCACGCTCGTGATGAAGAACCCCATGGGCTGCTGTTGCTGCTGAGCCCCTCCCGCGAGCGGAAGCACCAATACGGCGACCAAGGCGATCACTCCCACCGAAAAGCTTCGAAAACAGACCATGACAACCCCTCCCTCCTGAAGTGGACCGAGACTATTTCAACCTCACCCGTGCTGGAGGTCCGCCCAAGGTAGTCGGGCCCAAATCGCGCCAGCAACTTCCTTTGCGCGCGCGCTCTCCCCCCGTAGCTTGGACCGAAGGAGCGACTCCCCTCACTCTCCGTGCCCCATGACGCACTCATCCGACTTCTCCCGCCGCGAGTTCATGCGCGCGATCGCGGGACTCGGTGCCCTCCTCGCCGCCCCGCGCCGACTCTTCGCGCGCCAGGCGCTCCCTACCCGGGCAATTCCGGTGAGCGGGGAGCAGATTCCCATCGTGGGCTTCGGGTCCACCAAGTCCGTGTTGGAAAGCCCGACGGAGGGGACGGGGCCGATCGCGAACGTCATGCGCATGCTTCGGGAGTACGGCGGGCGAGTGGTGGACACCTCGCCGCGCTCCGCGGCCATAGACCAGGAGTTCGGACGCGTGCTCCAGGAAGCCGCGGCGGCGGAGCCGCTCTTCATCGCCGCCAAGATCTACGTGGACGGCGCGGAGAATGGGATCGCGCAGTTCCGGCAGACCCAGCGGCTCTACGGGCGACGCACCCTCGATCTCCTCCAGGTCGAGAGCCTCCGGGACCTCGAGGCCCATTGGCCGAACGTGCGCGGCTGGAAGGAATCCGGAGAGGCCCGGTACATCGGAGTCACGGTCTTCCTCGACCGCGACCACGAGGCGCTCGAGACCTTCATGCGCCGCGAGCCGCTGGACTTCGTCCACATGAATTACTCGGTCGTCGAGACGGCCGCCGAAACCCGCCTTCTTCCCCTCGCCCGCGACCGGGGAATGGCCGTCCTCATCAACCGACCCTTCATGAATGGCGACTTCTTCCAGCGAGTTGCCGAGCGCCCCCTTCCGGAATGGGCGGCGGAGTTCGATTGCGTGAGTTGGGCCCAGTTCTCCCTGAAGTACGTGCTCTCCAATCCGGCCGTGACCTGTGTCCTCACCGAGACGACGAATCCCGTGCACATGGAGGAAAACATGCGGGCGGGACTCGGCAGGCTCCCCGACGACGCCACGCGGGTCCGGATGGCGGAGTTGATGCGGGGAATCTAGACTTTGTATAACAAAGTACTTGACGTAATCCTCGGGAGCCATTAACCTCTCGCCATCATGGGAACGCGTCCCCTCCCTCGGTCCCCTTCGGAGCCCGTCGCCCTGCACGATCGGGCCATGGATGACCTCCGATTCATCCGCCGCACGATGGAACGGGCGGGCGCCTTCACGGCCGTCCCGGGATGGGGCGGAGTCGCGATGGGGGTAACCGCCCTTGTGGCGAGCGCGGTCGCCACAGGGCAACCCACATTCGAGCGATGGTTGTGGGTTTGGCTCGCGGCGGCGGCGATTTCGGTGACGATCGCCATCTCCTCCATCGTTCAGAAGGCGCGCCGCGTCGGACTGCCGCTACGAACGGGTCCGGGCCGGACCTTCGTACTCAGCTTCCTTCCGCCGGTCCTCGCGGGCGCGGCGCTCACACCGGCCCTGTATTTCGCCGGGGCCACCGGAGCGATCCCGGGCACGTGGCTCCTCCTCTACGGGGTCGGCGTGGTGACGGCCGGCACCTTCTCGGTGCGCGTGGTCCCGGTCATGGGGCTCTCATTCATGCTCGCCGGCGCCGCCGCCCTCTTTTCTCCCCAGGGCTGGGGCGATCTCTACATGGCGGGTGGTTTCGGGGCCCTGCACGTCGCCTTCGGTCTGGTCATTGCCCGGAGGCACGGTGGCTGAGCGAAGCGCGGTCCCCAAGAAGCGAGACGAAGCCGTGGATGACGGCACACGAGAGAAGAACGGCTCCCCTTCGCGCCGGGCGAAGAGACGAACCAACCCGGTGGATCTCGACCGCGTCATCCACGAGCGGGTACGCCTCGGGATCGTGAGCGCGCTCGCCGTGAACGACACGTTGACCTTCAACGAGCTGAAGGCCCTGCTCGACACGTCTGACGGGAATCTGAGCGTCCACGCGCGCAAGCTCGAGGAGGCGGGATACCTGGTGTGCAAGAAGAGCTTCCAGGAGCGCGTCCCCCGCACCGAGTATCACCTTACAGCCGAAGGGAAGAAGGCGCTGGAGCGTTACCTCGATCACATGGACGCGCTGATTCGGCGCGTTCGGGAAAGCTGAGCCGACCCGGGCATGCGCCCTCAACCCTCTCTTTTTTCTCGCGAGGCTTTGTGATACAAAGATCTTTTCATACGCCGTCCCGCGGCCTCCACGTCGCGATCATCATGGACGGCAATGGGCGTTGGGCATCTTCTCGCGGCCTTCCCCGGACTGACGGCCACCGCGCCGGGGCCAAAGCCGTCCGTCGGACTGTCGAGGCCGCGCGCTCCCTCGGGATCCGGACTTTGACCCTGTACGCCTTTTCCTCGGACAACTGGCGCCGCCCCGGGGCGGAAGTCGGTGCGCTCATGCGGATCTTTCGGGAGTACCTCGAGGGCGAGGTCGGGCGGTGCGTCGCGGAGGGGATCCGACTGAACGTCGTCGGCCGGCGGGACCGCCTGGCCCCTTCCTTGGTTCGGGCAATCGAGGTCGCCGAGGCGGCGACCTCGACCGCGACCGAGCTCCAGCTTCGGGTCGCAGTCGATTATTCGTCGCGGGACGCAATCGTCGCCGCGGCCGGCAGGGGACCGGACATTGGGATTCCCACGCGGGACTCCTTCTCCCGCGCCCTCGCGGAAGTGATGCACGCCTCGGGCACGATCCCCAATGTGGATCTCCTCATCCGCACCGGTGGGGAGCGCCGGCTGAGCGACTTCCTTCTCTGGGAGTGTGCTTATGCGGAGCTCGTCTTCGTCGAATGCCCCTGGCCCGAGTTCGGACTCCAGGCGTTGCAGGAGGCGCTCGAAGAGTTCGACCGCCGGGAGCGGCGGTTCGGCGGGATCGAGAACACCGTGACTTCAGGGGTCACGCCCGACCGAGCGGAGGTGGGCCGATGACACAGGTCGTCATACCCAAGCGGCCGTTGATTCTGGGCGGCCTCCTCCTCGGCGTGATCGCGGATGTTCTCCTGCGGGCCCCGGGTGCGCCCGGGCTCAACCTCGCCCTCTGGGCGCTGGCCCTGGGGGGCGCCACCGGGCTTCTTCATCGCCGCAAGACGGGCGCCCCATACCCCGAGGCAACAATTCTCGTCGCAGGCGGCGTTCTCCTGGCCGCCACCATCGCTTGGCGAGATTCGGAGGCGCTCAAGCTGCTCGCCCTGGCGGGATCGGCAACGGCCTTCGCGCTCCCGGCGTACCGGGCCGGTGCGTCCTGGGTGCGGCGGACCCATGTGTTCGAATACGGCGGGGCGATCGCCGCCGCCATGGCCAGCTCGGCATTCGGATGCCTCTTCCTCGCTTTCGACGGCCCGGACGACTCCCGTGCGGCCCCCGCCGCCGGGGTCGGATGGTGGCGACGACTCGGTCCGGTGCTTCGCGGGGCGGCGCTCGCGCTCCCCGTCCTCCTGGTCGTAGGAGCCCTCTTCGCGGCGGCAGACCC
Proteins encoded in this window:
- the egtB gene encoding ergothioneine biosynthesis protein EgtB, with protein sequence MRSTGIHPAIEATRETGAFGPRLEERFLGIRAFSEKLTEGLLPEDFVVQSMTDVSPLKWHLAHTTWFFEYFVLLQHAAGYRPLDPRYHHLFNSYYVQAGERHCRAQRGYLSRPTVREVLDYRAHVDDAMTQFLMAGEPPRVLAELVELGLHHEQQHQELILTDLKHVFSVNPLRPEYRPRATGAPRASARTLRWIENPEGLREVGAAAEGFSFDNERPRHRVYLKGFALADRLATCGEFLEFMKDGGYERADLWMSDGWAVARERGWTEPFYWEKRDGEWWVFTLTGMRRVEAADPVCHLSWYEADAFARWAGARLPTEFEWEVVAADLPVAGNLVEAGHYHPIPATDPALRTGSSPTQMFGDLWEWTGSSYRPYPGFIPAPGAIGEYNGKFMSNQFVLRGGSCATSGSHLRATYRNFFHPDACWQFSGVRLAKDVG
- the egtD gene encoding L-histidine N(alpha)-methyltransferase, which encodes MIPLARLAEPPRLDSLREEVLAGLGGTPKTLPARLLYDAGGSRLFDRITTLPEYYLTRTELEILRRCLGELAELVGPDALVVEPGSGNGAKAQMLLGALVRPRAYVPVDVAVSQLRSLARTLRDQPMEVEIHPVVADYTRPFELPLAPAAFRRTLVFFPGSTIGNFALEEAVAFLAMLGRLAGPEGALLLGADLRKSPRILEPAYNDSAGLTAAFNRNVLLHLNRALGTHFDPLAFRHHAPWVPDESRIEMRLVSVRHQVVRVPVGAGERPAEVRVELEPEEPIVTEHSYKYWPEDLERLVGRAGWTTVREWRDEAGWYSVRFLERSAAE
- the corA gene encoding magnesium/cobalt transporter CorA; amino-acid sequence: MASGSYENKPLAHLVLNTLSPLHQLRVMGRFVRRSLKKPGSAPGTVVHTGERRVEEVRIDAIRFDAGGVHEGLWDPDAPPEGFVPDGAGVLWVNVEGLHDVAILEKIGVRMGFHPLITEDIAHVGQRPKVEEYDDHLFVVLHMLRIQEEPFQITDEQVSFVIGKGCLFSFQESPGDVFEVVRERIRSARGQLRARGSDYLAYALMDAVVDNYFQIIERLGERAEKLEAEVVDEPSPDTMYRVHQLKRELLVLWRSVWPLREMLGNFLRVESDLLTDTTKLYLRDVYDHSVRLMDTAEVLRDITTGMRDLYLSDMSRRQNEVMKVLTVMASIFIPLTFVVGIYGMNFEYMPELDVRWAYPAVLAGMFAVGLGMLWYFRRRGWL
- a CDS encoding ABC transporter ATP-binding protein; this encodes MTQEPVLRIRGLTKRFGGAVAVHPLDLEIGAGEYFCILGPSGSGKTTLLRMLAGFEAPDAGEIHLDGVRVDGFPPERRDTNTVFQEYALFPHLSVFENVAFGPRMKGGRGNSLSSRVLESLALVGLEGHGDRSPATLSGGEQQRVALARALVNRPRVLLLDEPLAALDRKLRSRMQIELSRIQRESQVAFVHVTHDQEEALRLADRVAVMRAGRFLQVGAPEEVYDRPNSAFVADFLGSANIFRARPSDGSLFFPDGTRVSIGSRPFDAGGESERLYAIRPEAFMVIREGGGEDPSGGSEMIRLPAMITGRSRVGGVEELDLRVGPLRFVAHLRGPAPVIPYAPSDRVVLLLHREDIVPLVLEGGEEDPDPAPGAARSP
- a CDS encoding ABC transporter permease encodes the protein MKEGKGEGRTEGIRGLALWTVGPATAVLVVLFLLPLAIVGGYALSSAGSQGEPALPATFANFVRSFDPLYLGILVRSVRLAFICTLICLVVGFPLAWILRGMGTPARHLALLAFILPSWTNLLVKNYAWIVLLRQEGVVNSALLRLGVIGEPLPLLFNEGAVLVGLVHTFLPFMVLPLYSSLEKLDPALLDAARDLGAGRWARLRKVVLPQCAPGAVAGAILVFIPTLGSFVTPDLLGGARGMMVGNLIQNQMLVARDWPFGSALSIWLIAASLGMILLAGRLTGRGDTSRPGRASWLP
- a CDS encoding ABC transporter permease gives rise to the protein MAPLSGPRRMGMGSAVFFGSGLAFLYLPVVVLAAYSFNDSRFALAWEGFTLDWYRGVFTSREIGRAAWNTLIVSSASTIASVILGTALGVGLHFSRFRGRELLWKSFYLPILVPDITQAVALLSIFALVAFPLGLTSIILAHISFQISFVALLVRARLDAFPGSVVEAARDLGAPPLVAIRKVVLPLAAPGIVAGALIAFTLSVDDFLIAYFTAGPGASTLPIRIYSMIRRGVTPEVNALATLLLAFSLLTMTAAMLFLRKGGGKDRA
- a CDS encoding spermidine/putrescine ABC transporter substrate-binding protein, which codes for MNPSHATPFLALVAAGVLLSLSVAGCGSPSPELPAEIEAFGITVETARLSPTLRLFNFPEYMDPELLRQFEERFGTRIIEDYFDTNEAMMARLTAGGTAQFDLVMASDYAVEILAAAGRLEPLDPTLLPNRANLHPSFGSPPYDPENRFAIPFQWGTTGLGIRGDRVQGNPDELATWGLLFDAAKSPGRFAFLDDPRETIGAALLYLGYSVNSTDDAELAAAEAVLTVAAGRAVAFTPASTGRDLLLAGELDVSHNHSGEITVAGEERPEILYLVPREGAVVWADNLVIPAGAAGAYTAHVFVNFLLDAQNGARLTEEVRYFSPNLASWELLDPVLRAEHERLLEPGAMEGLEFIADVGPDRRKYDQLWTRVKAGSAR
- a CDS encoding LLM class flavin-dependent oxidoreductase, with product MEIGIYSFAETRLEAGTGRQLAAGERIRHLIEEIELADRIGLDVFGVGEHHRPDYTVSAPAIVLAAAAARTSRIRLTSAVTVLSSDDPVRVFQDFATLDLISKGRAEIMAGRGSFVESFPLFGQDLADYDELFAEKLELLLALRENERITWSGKHRPSIEDRGVYPRPEQNPIPVWIAVGGTPGSVVRAGTLGLPIALAIIGGAPARFRPVVDLYRDAATRAGHDPATLPISINSHGFIADDATEAAELAFPPFAETMTRIGRERGWPPTTRAHFDAEADLHGALFVGSPREVVEKILYQWEIFRHDRFLLQLTVGPMAHDRVLRAIELLGTEVAPVVRRELGQSAAKQ